In a single window of the Massilia oculi genome:
- a CDS encoding gluconate:H+ symporter translates to MWNIVSVLLAVGLLTLLIAWGKVQPLLAFVAASIAAALLLGVPPSKIPGAIEKGIGDLLGSLVVIICLGAVFGKLIADSGAARRIATCLVDALGPSRIPVALTVTGFVVGIPLYYNVGFVLLVPLIFSLVVSSGRPAVALAIPLLAGLSIAHGFLPPHPSPVALVSAIHADMGTTLLYGIVVAVPTLIIAGPVFAMSLRRIEAQPAAMFQDGRALQEGELPGIFNSFATALLPVLLLVATTVLMMARPDLNGAVSFLANPLVVMLVSYVVAIWTLGLAQGRRFSVVMQGPAEAMREIAPILLIIAGAGALKQVLVESGVSADLGALLSSLPVPPLVLGWLVATVIRICLGSATVAGVTAGGIVAPLVHSSGVDPNLMVLAIGAGSLMCSHVNDSGFWMFKEYFGLSLKDTFRSWTLMETLVGVFGLLFVMLLSLLLNS, encoded by the coding sequence GTGTGGAATATCGTCTCCGTGCTGCTCGCGGTCGGCCTGCTGACGCTGTTGATCGCATGGGGCAAGGTGCAGCCCCTGCTGGCCTTCGTGGCGGCATCGATCGCGGCGGCCCTGCTGCTCGGGGTGCCGCCGTCGAAGATCCCGGGTGCGATCGAGAAGGGCATCGGCGACCTGCTCGGCTCCCTGGTGGTGATCATCTGCCTGGGCGCCGTGTTCGGCAAGCTGATCGCCGACAGCGGGGCCGCGCGCCGCATCGCCACCTGCCTGGTCGACGCACTCGGGCCGTCGCGGATCCCGGTGGCGCTGACCGTCACCGGCTTCGTGGTCGGCATCCCGCTGTACTACAACGTCGGCTTCGTGCTGCTGGTGCCGCTGATCTTCTCGCTGGTGGTCAGCTCGGGGCGGCCGGCGGTGGCGCTCGCGATCCCGCTGCTGGCCGGGCTGTCGATCGCGCACGGCTTCCTGCCGCCGCATCCTTCGCCGGTGGCGCTCGTCTCGGCAATCCACGCCGACATGGGCACCACCTTGCTGTACGGGATCGTGGTGGCGGTGCCGACGCTGATCATCGCCGGGCCCGTGTTCGCGATGTCGCTGCGCCGCATCGAAGCGCAACCGGCGGCCATGTTCCAGGACGGTCGCGCGCTGCAGGAGGGCGAGCTACCGGGCATCTTCAACAGCTTCGCCACCGCGCTGCTGCCGGTGCTGCTGCTGGTGGCGACAACAGTGCTGATGATGGCGCGGCCCGACCTGAACGGCGCCGTTTCCTTCCTGGCCAATCCGCTGGTGGTGATGCTGGTGTCCTACGTGGTCGCGATCTGGACGCTGGGACTGGCGCAGGGGCGGCGCTTCTCCGTCGTGATGCAGGGCCCGGCGGAGGCGATGCGCGAGATCGCACCGATCCTGTTGATCATCGCCGGCGCCGGCGCACTGAAGCAGGTGCTGGTGGAATCGGGCGTCAGCGCCGATCTCGGCGCGCTGTTGTCCAGTCTTCCGGTGCCGCCGTTGGTACTGGGGTGGCTTGTGGCGACGGTGATCCGCATCTGCCTGGGATCGGCCACGGTGGCCGGCGTGACGGCCGGCGGCATCGTGGCGCCGCTGGTGCACAGCTCGGGCGTCGACCCGAACCTGATGGTGCTGGCCATCGGCGCGGGAAGCCTGATGTGCAGCCACGTCAACGACTCCGGCTTCTGGATGTTCAAGGAATATTTTGGCTTGTCCCTGAAGGATACCTTCCGCTCCTGGACCCTGATGGAGACCCTGGTGGGCGTGTTCGGCCTGCTTTTCGTGATGCTTCTGTCGCTGTTGTTGAATAGCTGA